The Cytobacillus sp. NJ13 sequence GGAAGCCACACTATGATTTGCCTCCTTCGTCAGGTTTCATAGGCTCCATATATCTGATTCTCAATGCCTCGTCATATGCAGGAATCGTGATCGGCTCTGCAGACTTTTCCACCTTAACCCGCAGATTGTCGATGAAAAATTCTTCGGCAGAATTTGATACCTGCATGCGATTAAAAAGCTTCTCGGCAGATTGGGCATTTTCAGTTATTACTTTTACTTCAATAGGCAGGCGATTTAAGGCATATCCGTCTATCATGGTCTCTCTGTTGATATCCCTTATGACAGTAGTGTTGATGATCCTTCTGCCTCCAATGGAAATGTGCTGGGCATCATACATATTTAACTCATTGACAAGCCGCTTGAGCAAATCCGGGGAAACAGAATCAGCCTGCTTGCCCAGAAGAAGCTCCTCATGTACCGGTTCAATGC is a genomic window containing:
- a CDS encoding DUF881 domain-containing protein codes for the protein MDSKKKFSFTFITVVIGFMIAIQFQTVKEPVVRDTRDTWQLRADILKEKELQLKLLREISSNEEKIAQYETKRKQSKEQVLRNTLEELKMEAGLSEVTGPGIIISIEPVHEELLLGKQADSVSPDLLKRLVNELNMYDAQHISIGGRRIINTTVIRDINRETMIDGYALNRLPIEVKVITENAQSAEKLFNRMQVSNSAEEFFIDNLRVKVEKSAEPITIPAYDEALRIRYMEPMKPDEGGKS